CTAATTGCAATCATCTTCCTTACTGACATCCCCACATCTGAGCCAGCTCCTGGGCTCTTTGGAGGGCATGCTGGGTTTCTTTATATCAGCGAGGTGTAGCCTTTGGGGTTAAGAAACGCAAAGCCTCTGCAAAAGCCTGTATAGCGGCTTTTAGATAGGTGCACCGCTGTTCCAGCTCCTCTTCAATTTCCGCCCAGTATAGCCAGGTTGTCCCAAGATTTTTCTGGGTTATGGCATAATCAAAGGGTGCGTTTTCCGGAGTATAAAAGCGCAGGGCCTCTTTGCAAGCACTGATGGCCTTTCGGAGGTTCTCCACAGGCTC
The sequence above is drawn from the Anaerolineae bacterium genome and encodes:
- a CDS encoding tetratricopeptide repeat protein — translated: EPVENLRKAISACKEALRFYTPENAPFDYAITQKNLGTTWLYWAEIEEELEQRCTYLKAAIQAFAEALRFLTPKATPR